In Marivirga salinae, a single window of DNA contains:
- a CDS encoding anaerobic ribonucleoside-triphosphate reductase activating protein: MSKGKPIYDITPFTLLDYPDKTACIVWYAGCNMRCGYCYNPDIVLGKGKISIDEVLQFLKSRKGLLDGVVMSGGECTMHPSLTDFALEVKALGMEVKIDTNGSRPEVLKKLYENGTLDYVALDFKATPQKFHSITKSDLFSPFEKSLYFLIKNNISFEVRTTVHSEQLKAEDILSMRQFLETKGYDGNYYLQHFTNNSKTIESLADSDHKEFDRNLSSDRVQVKIRESI; encoded by the coding sequence ATGAGTAAGGGAAAACCTATATATGATATTACGCCATTCACACTTCTGGATTATCCGGATAAAACAGCCTGCATCGTATGGTATGCAGGCTGTAATATGCGCTGTGGCTATTGCTACAATCCTGATATTGTGTTGGGGAAAGGCAAAATATCCATCGATGAAGTGCTTCAATTTTTAAAAAGCAGAAAAGGACTTCTAGATGGCGTAGTCATGAGTGGAGGAGAATGCACTATGCATCCTTCTTTAACTGATTTTGCATTAGAGGTGAAAGCCTTAGGCATGGAAGTGAAAATAGACACCAATGGAAGCAGACCAGAAGTGCTGAAAAAACTCTATGAAAATGGCACATTGGATTATGTAGCACTTGATTTTAAAGCAACACCTCAAAAATTCCATTCTATCACCAAATCAGACTTATTCTCACCTTTTGAAAAAAGTCTGTATTTTCTGATTAAAAATAATATCTCATTTGAAGTCAGGACAACAGTTCATTCTGAGCAATTAAAAGCCGAAGATATTTTGAGTATGAGGCAGTTTTTGGAGACCAAAGGATATGATGGTAATTATTACTTGCAACACTTCACCAATAACAGCAAAACCATAGAATCTTTAGCTGATTCAGATCATAAAGAGTTTGATCGTAATCTTTCGTCTGACCGTGTACAGGTAAAGATTAGGGAAAGTATATAG
- the nrdD gene encoding anaerobic ribonucleoside-triphosphate reductase, producing the protein MEAQVKTATKLERNSELRTKCLVYTRVMGYHRPVESFNIGKKGEHKERKHFNE; encoded by the coding sequence ATGGAGGCACAAGTAAAAACAGCAACGAAATTAGAGCGAAATAGTGAATTACGAACAAAATGCTTGGTTTATACTCGAGTAATGGGCTATCACCGACCGGTAGAAAGCTTTAATATTGGTAAAAAAGGGGAACATAAAGAGCGAAAACATTTCAATGAGTAA
- the ccsA gene encoding cytochrome c biogenesis protein, which yields MTKFLKIILSTKVTLVLLLAFAISMGVATFIENDYGTETARAMVYEAWWFELIIAWMAVNFLSHINKYKLFSKGKWPVGLFHVAFVIIVLGAGITRYFGKEGMIHIREKQEESTFYTNERYLQLEALDHEKPHHFNEKLTFTPKTFSPFETDVELAGKELKVKVADYIAAGKESFIEGDQTYISLAVTNGEGREDYLLKEGQQVKLESLAIATKKNSQADVKIFKEKGEWMIESDKHLSIMEMSTQKMGTLHKNEKKPLQYMSLYQWDGGAFLVKSINENSALSYKTEEDEKKAENMTDVAHLVVEDTKGNKLTDAFVHVVSIEPDWTKFEHEGQEFGITYGPKAMKLPFSLYLSDFQLERYPGSRSPASYASEVEVRDGENNFPFRIFMNNVLDHAGYRFYQASYDTDEKGTVLSINQDRPGTYITYLGYTLLTLGMLFTLFAKGSRFSLLNKKLNRMHNSKKSKISPKTTLILALLCFSFLGLQAQDKSAIEHSVVPKEKADEYGKLIVQDMDGRMKPLNTLAHEIVRKLSGKTYMPIPLKDETVKLSPEQFILAVQLDPITYGNLPLIKIDKEKSLEAFKALGVKPTDRLSFRQFLADDGAYKLNHLVETANKLKPSERNEGHKELLKTDERFNIFYALLSGDFLRLFPLEGEENNTWFTKNQFDQGFGEEDGRFVKNIIPLYLQNLDKGIKEGDWTAADEALGYLSLYQEKVGEEVYPSEMEIKGELLYTELNLGSQLFGPFWLIGIIMLVFAILYLFYDNKFLRIGWKVGTVLSWLGLLVFTFHLGLRWYIAKHPPWSDGFEMLVFVAWGVLFFGLMFSRKSRFALPLGLLFSGTLLFVGFLDWLNPEITNLMPVLNSYWLKIHVAIIVSGYAPLALAAIIALLSLLLLIFKPKNPTNQWWKSMEELTIVNEMSITIGLFLLAVGTFLGGVWANESWGRYWAWDPKETWALISVIVYAIVLHIRLIPNLRDYLIFNLASLWAFSSIIMTSFGVNYYLSGLHSYAKGDPVPIPGWVYWVVGILLVISIAAIIRHKQMKSQEKLNVTT from the coding sequence ATGACGAAATTTTTAAAAATAATATTATCGACTAAAGTCACTTTAGTATTGTTATTGGCTTTTGCCATTTCAATGGGTGTGGCAACTTTTATTGAAAATGATTATGGTACTGAAACCGCACGTGCAATGGTGTACGAGGCTTGGTGGTTTGAACTCATCATTGCATGGATGGCAGTTAACTTTCTGTCCCATATCAACAAATATAAATTATTCAGCAAAGGAAAGTGGCCGGTTGGTTTGTTTCATGTAGCCTTTGTAATTATAGTTTTGGGTGCAGGTATCACGCGCTATTTTGGTAAAGAAGGCATGATCCACATCCGTGAAAAACAGGAAGAAAGCACTTTCTATACTAATGAACGCTATTTGCAACTGGAAGCATTGGATCATGAAAAACCACATCATTTTAATGAGAAATTAACCTTTACTCCTAAAACATTTAGCCCTTTTGAAACAGATGTCGAATTGGCTGGAAAGGAATTAAAAGTGAAAGTTGCGGATTATATAGCTGCAGGTAAAGAAAGCTTTATTGAAGGAGATCAAACCTATATTTCGCTGGCTGTGACAAATGGAGAGGGTAGGGAAGATTATCTTTTAAAAGAAGGACAACAAGTTAAATTGGAGAGTTTGGCTATTGCAACCAAAAAGAATTCCCAAGCTGATGTCAAGATTTTCAAGGAAAAGGGTGAATGGATGATTGAATCGGATAAGCACCTAAGCATTATGGAAATGTCCACTCAGAAAATGGGCACTCTGCATAAAAATGAGAAAAAACCTCTACAATACATGAGCTTATATCAATGGGACGGAGGGGCATTTTTGGTAAAATCCATAAATGAAAATTCAGCCTTGAGTTATAAAACAGAAGAGGACGAAAAGAAGGCAGAGAATATGACGGATGTGGCTCATTTAGTAGTGGAAGACACAAAAGGCAATAAGCTTACTGATGCATTTGTGCATGTAGTGAGCATTGAACCTGATTGGACAAAATTCGAGCATGAAGGCCAGGAATTTGGTATTACTTATGGTCCTAAAGCCATGAAACTTCCTTTTAGTTTATACCTTTCTGATTTTCAATTGGAGCGTTATCCTGGTAGCCGAAGCCCTGCTAGCTATGCCAGTGAGGTGGAGGTAAGGGATGGAGAAAACAACTTCCCGTTCCGTATATTTATGAATAATGTATTGGATCATGCAGGCTATCGTTTTTATCAGGCATCATACGATACGGACGAAAAAGGAACCGTACTTTCGATCAATCAGGACAGACCTGGTACCTATATCACTTATTTAGGCTATACTTTATTGACCTTGGGGATGCTGTTTACTCTTTTTGCAAAAGGAAGCCGTTTTTCTCTGCTCAATAAAAAGCTTAACAGAATGCACAACAGTAAAAAGTCTAAAATTAGCCCGAAAACAACACTGATATTAGCCTTGCTTTGCTTTAGTTTTTTAGGATTGCAAGCGCAGGATAAATCCGCAATCGAGCATTCTGTGGTACCCAAAGAAAAGGCAGATGAATATGGGAAATTGATTGTTCAGGATATGGATGGGCGAATGAAACCGCTCAATACCTTGGCACATGAAATTGTTCGTAAGCTTAGCGGTAAAACGTATATGCCCATTCCACTTAAAGATGAGACTGTAAAGCTAAGTCCTGAACAATTTATACTCGCTGTACAGCTTGATCCAATAACTTATGGCAATTTGCCTTTGATTAAAATTGATAAGGAAAAATCATTGGAAGCTTTCAAAGCTTTAGGAGTGAAGCCAACTGATCGATTGAGTTTTAGGCAGTTTCTGGCAGATGATGGAGCCTATAAATTAAATCATTTGGTCGAAACAGCTAATAAGCTAAAACCTTCAGAGCGAAATGAAGGTCATAAGGAGTTATTGAAAACCGATGAGCGTTTCAATATATTTTATGCACTGCTTTCAGGAGATTTCCTGCGGCTTTTTCCGTTGGAAGGAGAAGAAAATAACACTTGGTTTACTAAAAATCAGTTCGATCAAGGATTTGGTGAAGAAGACGGACGCTTTGTGAAAAATATCATTCCTCTTTATTTACAAAACCTAGATAAAGGAATTAAAGAGGGAGATTGGACTGCAGCAGATGAAGCTTTGGGCTATCTCAGTCTCTATCAGGAAAAAGTTGGGGAAGAGGTTTATCCTTCTGAAATGGAAATTAAAGGGGAGCTTCTTTATACTGAGTTGAATTTAGGTAGCCAATTATTTGGACCATTTTGGCTGATTGGTATAATTATGCTGGTTTTTGCTATTCTTTACCTCTTTTACGATAATAAATTCCTTAGAATCGGATGGAAAGTAGGCACTGTTTTAAGCTGGTTAGGATTATTGGTTTTCACTTTTCACTTAGGCTTGCGCTGGTATATAGCCAAACATCCGCCTTGGAGTGATGGGTTTGAAATGTTGGTTTTTGTGGCTTGGGGAGTATTGTTTTTTGGCTTAATGTTCTCAAGAAAATCACGTTTTGCATTGCCTTTGGGGTTACTTTTTTCAGGCACACTTTTATTTGTTGGCTTTCTGGACTGGCTAAATCCCGAAATCACTAATTTAATGCCTGTATTGAATTCCTATTGGTTGAAAATCCATGTGGCTATTATTGTCAGTGGTTATGCTCCATTGGCATTGGCAGCCATTATTGCACTTTTAAGTTTATTGCTCTTAATTTTCAAACCAAAAAACCCTACCAATCAATGGTGGAAGAGCATGGAAGAACTAACCATTGTAAATGAAATGTCCATCACAATTGGCTTATTTCTATTGGCGGTAGGTACATTTTTGGGTGGCGTTTGGGCCAATGAAAGCTGGGGAAGATACTGGGCTTGGGATCCAAAAGAAACCTGGGCACTGATTTCAGTGATTGTATATGCCATTGTATTGCATATCAGGTTGATTCCGAATTTAAGGGATTATTTGATATTTAATTTAGCTAGTTTGTGGGCTTTTTCTTCCATCATCATGACATCCTTTGGAGTAAATTACTACTTGTCAGGATTGCACTCTTATGCAAAAGGAGACCCTGTTCCAATCCCAGGTTGGGTGTATTGGGTTGTGGGAATATTGTTGGTTATTTCTATTGCAGCTATTATCAGGCACAAGCAAATGAAGTCTCAGGAGAAATTGAATGTAACTACTTAG
- a CDS encoding alginate export family protein, which produces MKTIVKYGLSLLLAFSAQFSYAQFTVDGQIVQRAEFRNGAGRLIGVDQEPAAFMAHRVRLQTRYEMDGFTFYASIQDVRTWGNTPQTKATDPFLSLHEAWAETSLGDYWKIKLGRQELNYDNARFLGNLDWALQARAHDFALVKYEKENMKLHFGGGYNQDAQSLSGNIFFNPNQYKVAQMVRYENQWGDFKLSALFWNDGRQFIETDTAGNVINDKVNYSQTIGLPTIKYQLGNTLLSGFYYHQTGKDISDRDVNAYDVGAQVTQTLTSNDEKGSSFKATLGFEILSGTDNLSAEQNNSFNPLYGTNHAHNGYMDLFFVGGRFVNSVGLQDYYLKGRYQFNPKFFTQIDGHVFTAQAEVKQFGEGGPAITPAVETLDPYLGTEIDFSFGYILNRAVSVQGGYSQIFASNTFEALQGQAEYKNTQNWAYVMFIFRPTMKNRFIGVLF; this is translated from the coding sequence ATGAAGACCATAGTAAAATATGGATTAAGCCTACTATTGGCTTTTTCCGCACAGTTCTCTTATGCCCAATTTACAGTTGATGGGCAAATAGTTCAACGAGCAGAATTCCGAAATGGAGCAGGTCGTTTAATTGGCGTAGACCAAGAACCCGCTGCTTTTATGGCTCATCGTGTGCGATTGCAAACTCGCTATGAAATGGATGGTTTTACGTTTTATGCCAGCATACAAGATGTTCGGACTTGGGGGAATACGCCACAGACTAAAGCCACTGATCCATTCTTGTCTTTACACGAAGCTTGGGCTGAAACCTCTTTAGGAGATTACTGGAAAATAAAACTGGGTAGGCAAGAGCTTAATTATGATAATGCTCGCTTTCTCGGAAATTTGGATTGGGCTCTGCAAGCTCGTGCTCATGATTTTGCTTTAGTTAAATACGAAAAGGAAAATATGAAATTGCACTTTGGTGGAGGGTATAATCAAGATGCGCAATCACTTTCAGGAAATATCTTTTTCAATCCCAACCAATATAAAGTAGCTCAGATGGTTCGATATGAAAATCAGTGGGGAGATTTTAAACTGTCAGCTCTTTTCTGGAATGACGGACGTCAGTTTATTGAAACAGATACTGCAGGGAACGTGATTAATGATAAGGTCAACTACAGCCAAACGATTGGTTTGCCTACCATTAAATATCAATTGGGTAATACTTTGCTTTCAGGTTTTTATTACCATCAGACAGGAAAGGATATTTCCGACAGAGATGTTAATGCTTATGATGTAGGGGCGCAAGTCACTCAAACTTTAACTTCAAATGATGAAAAGGGAAGTAGTTTTAAAGCGACTTTAGGTTTTGAAATATTGAGTGGGACAGATAATCTGTCAGCTGAGCAGAATAATTCCTTTAATCCACTTTACGGAACCAATCATGCGCATAATGGATATATGGATTTATTCTTTGTGGGAGGAAGATTTGTAAATAGTGTAGGCTTGCAAGATTATTACCTTAAAGGCAGATATCAGTTTAACCCTAAATTTTTCACCCAAATTGACGGACATGTTTTTACTGCTCAGGCAGAGGTTAAGCAATTCGGAGAAGGTGGACCTGCTATTACACCAGCAGTAGAAACACTTGATCCTTATTTAGGAACTGAAATTGATTTCTCTTTTGGTTATATTCTAAATCGTGCGGTTTCAGTACAAGGCGGTTATAGTCAAATTTTTGCTTCCAATACTTTTGAAGCATTGCAGGGACAAGCAGAATATAAAAACACACAAAACTGGGCTTATGTGATGTTCATTTTTAGGCCTACAATGAAAAATAGATTTATAGGAGTTTTATTTTAA
- the nrfA gene encoding ammonia-forming cytochrome c nitrite reductase, protein MKNWILFGVTAIAVFLLAMLAYTIIDRKAEARFAYQPKVEIEGVEPRDSVWGLNYPRQYQSYMKTADTTFKSMYNTSGFADILDEQSELVVLWAGYGFGKDYNQPRGHVYAVADILKTLRTGAPMKEGDGPMPSTCWTCKSPDVPRLMKEMGATEFYSKQFSDLGSEVINPIGCADCHDPNTMNLTVTRPALIEAYEAMGKNINDASHQEMRSLVCAQCHVEYYFDKDKPGKEGANYLTFPWKDGMDVESAEAYYDKTDFADWVHPISKTRMLKAQHPDYELFQQGVHAKRGVSCADCHMPYKSEGGQKFTDHHIGSPLENVENSCFVCHREKVSDLVDDVYERQRKIKEGTSELQTLIAKAHIEAGKAWELGATKEQMKEIQKGIRHAQWRWDYSVASHGAAFHAPLETSRIVTSATRIIMESRLELMQLLNSLGHSGDVEMPDLNSKAALQEYTGIDIEKERYNKEKFLEEIVPKWMKEGKERESKMNVKEVGSK, encoded by the coding sequence ATGAAGAACTGGATACTATTTGGTGTAACGGCTATAGCAGTATTTTTACTGGCTATGTTGGCTTACACCATCATCGATAGAAAGGCAGAGGCTAGATTTGCCTATCAGCCCAAAGTTGAAATTGAAGGTGTTGAGCCAAGAGATTCTGTTTGGGGCTTAAATTATCCTAGACAGTATCAATCCTACATGAAAACGGCAGATACCACTTTCAAAAGTATGTACAATACCAGTGGGTTTGCTGATATTCTGGATGAGCAGTCGGAATTGGTGGTTTTATGGGCAGGATATGGTTTTGGTAAAGATTACAACCAACCTCGCGGGCATGTTTATGCAGTAGCTGATATTTTAAAAACGCTAAGAACAGGCGCTCCAATGAAAGAAGGAGATGGTCCAATGCCAAGTACTTGCTGGACCTGTAAAAGTCCGGATGTTCCCCGCCTAATGAAGGAAATGGGTGCAACTGAGTTTTACAGTAAGCAATTTTCGGATTTAGGCAGCGAGGTGATTAATCCAATAGGCTGTGCAGATTGCCATGATCCAAACACTATGAATTTAACTGTCACCCGACCAGCTTTAATAGAAGCCTATGAAGCTATGGGGAAAAATATTAATGATGCCTCACATCAGGAAATGCGCTCATTGGTTTGTGCTCAATGCCATGTGGAGTATTATTTCGATAAAGATAAACCAGGCAAAGAAGGAGCCAATTACCTTACCTTTCCTTGGAAGGATGGAATGGATGTGGAATCAGCGGAAGCCTACTATGATAAAACAGATTTTGCTGATTGGGTCCATCCAATTAGCAAAACACGAATGCTTAAAGCACAACATCCGGATTATGAATTATTTCAACAAGGTGTGCATGCCAAGCGTGGTGTGAGCTGTGCCGATTGCCACATGCCATATAAATCAGAAGGCGGTCAAAAGTTTACAGATCATCATATCGGCTCTCCTTTAGAAAATGTGGAAAACTCCTGCTTTGTCTGCCATAGAGAAAAAGTTTCCGATCTGGTTGATGATGTTTATGAACGCCAAAGAAAGATAAAAGAAGGAACTTCAGAATTGCAGACTTTAATTGCAAAAGCACATATAGAAGCCGGAAAAGCATGGGAGTTAGGAGCTACTAAAGAGCAAATGAAAGAAATTCAAAAAGGTATTAGACATGCTCAATGGCGGTGGGATTACTCAGTTGCCTCGCATGGTGCTGCTTTTCATGCACCTTTAGAAACCAGTAGAATCGTAACTTCTGCTACCAGAATTATAATGGAATCCAGATTAGAGTTAATGCAATTGCTCAATTCTTTAGGTCATTCAGGTGATGTGGAAATGCCAGACTTAAATAGTAAGGCAGCCCTACAGGAATATACTGGGATAGATATAGAGAAAGAACGCTATAATAAAGAGAAATTTCTGGAGGAAATAGTTCCTAAATGGATGAAAGAAGGGAAGGAAAGAGAATCAAAAATGAATGTTAAAGAAGTAGGCTCAAAATAG
- a CDS encoding ribonucleoside triphosphate reductase: MENYVIKRNGEYQPLKHYKIEDAIKRGFKSVGVEYDVIILKSVLERLEEKTTWAVEEIQDIIELQLYHYHYFKVMRSFMLYRHTRKLQRNKKKGIKHDTTWVDSTQTIKEYIGKDDWRINANANTSYSNAGLVNNVAGKVIANYWLDKVYNKEEGYAHRNGDIHIHDLDCLTGYCAGWSLRVLLNEGFNGVRARVESKPPSHFREALGQMANFLGILQSEWAGAQAFSSFDTYLAPYVFKDQLTYKEVLKGIRSFVYNLNVPARWGQSPFTNITLDWVVPEDLREQIPTKKDQHLFSNNQDEALRQKAKERGANTMEELTYQHFKEEMDMINKAYYTVMTEGDANGQPFTFPIPTVNITEDFDWHGKNTDILFENTAKIGSSYFQNFIGSQYTYDEEGNKIENPLAYKPNAVRSMCCRLQLDLRELLKRGNGLFGSAEMTGSIGVVTINMARLGYLYKGNESAFYERLDFLLDIAKSTLEKKRKFIQEMYDRGLYPYTKRYLTHFRNHFSTIGVNGMNEMIRNFTDDEYDITSHQGMKLSSQILEYIRGRMKQYQEETGNLYNLEATPAEGTTYRFAKEDKKRFPDILQAGMEENIYYTNSSQIPASHTDDPFEALMLQDDLQCMYTGGTVLHLYMREKISSAEACRNLVKKVMTNFKLPYITVTPVFSICPTHGYLTGEHEYCPKCDDILKEQLEVEETEL, encoded by the coding sequence ATGGAAAATTATGTAATCAAAAGAAACGGGGAATACCAGCCTCTCAAGCATTATAAAATTGAAGATGCTATCAAAAGAGGATTCAAAAGTGTGGGTGTTGAATATGATGTTATTATCTTAAAAAGTGTCTTAGAAAGGTTGGAAGAAAAAACCACTTGGGCAGTAGAAGAAATACAAGATATCATTGAATTGCAGCTTTATCATTATCACTATTTTAAAGTGATGCGTTCTTTTATGCTTTATAGGCATACTCGCAAACTTCAAAGGAATAAAAAGAAAGGAATAAAGCACGATACCACTTGGGTGGATAGCACCCAAACAATTAAAGAGTATATCGGAAAAGATGATTGGCGAATTAATGCCAATGCCAATACTTCCTATTCAAATGCTGGCTTGGTGAATAATGTGGCGGGAAAAGTGATTGCTAATTACTGGCTTGATAAAGTTTACAATAAGGAAGAAGGCTATGCCCACCGAAATGGCGATATCCATATTCATGATTTGGATTGCTTGACGGGTTACTGTGCAGGTTGGAGTTTGAGGGTTTTGTTAAATGAAGGTTTCAATGGTGTTAGAGCAAGGGTAGAAAGCAAACCTCCAAGCCATTTCCGAGAAGCGCTCGGCCAGATGGCTAATTTTTTAGGCATTCTCCAGAGTGAATGGGCAGGTGCTCAGGCTTTCAGTTCTTTTGACACTTACCTTGCGCCCTATGTTTTCAAAGATCAATTGACCTACAAAGAAGTATTAAAAGGTATCCGCAGTTTTGTTTATAATTTGAATGTTCCTGCCCGTTGGGGACAGTCTCCTTTTACCAATATCACACTTGATTGGGTAGTTCCGGAAGATTTGAGAGAACAAATCCCAACTAAAAAGGATCAACATCTTTTCTCCAATAATCAAGACGAAGCCTTGAGGCAAAAAGCCAAAGAAAGAGGGGCGAACACAATGGAAGAGCTGACCTATCAGCACTTCAAAGAAGAAATGGATATGATCAATAAGGCTTATTATACGGTTATGACAGAAGGAGATGCCAATGGACAACCTTTTACCTTTCCAATTCCTACCGTAAATATCACCGAGGATTTTGACTGGCATGGTAAGAATACTGATATACTGTTTGAGAATACAGCTAAAATTGGCTCCTCCTATTTCCAGAATTTTATTGGGAGTCAATATACCTATGACGAAGAGGGCAATAAAATTGAAAATCCATTGGCTTATAAACCCAATGCAGTAAGAAGTATGTGCTGCCGTTTGCAATTGGATTTAAGAGAATTGCTAAAAAGAGGAAATGGCTTGTTCGGAAGTGCGGAAATGACCGGAAGCATAGGCGTGGTTACCATCAATATGGCTAGGCTGGGCTATTTATACAAAGGGAATGAATCCGCCTTTTACGAAAGACTTGACTTTTTACTGGATATCGCCAAATCTACTTTGGAGAAGAAAAGAAAATTCATTCAGGAAATGTATGACAGAGGCTTGTATCCCTATACAAAACGCTATCTGACTCATTTCAGGAATCATTTTTCTACTATTGGGGTGAATGGAATGAATGAGATGATCCGGAATTTTACTGATGATGAATATGACATCACTTCTCATCAAGGCATGAAATTATCTTCTCAAATTCTGGAATATATCAGAGGAAGAATGAAGCAATATCAGGAAGAAACAGGCAATTTATATAATCTGGAAGCCACGCCTGCGGAAGGGACCACTTACCGATTTGCTAAAGAAGATAAAAAGCGGTTCCCTGATATACTGCAAGCCGGAATGGAGGAGAATATTTATTATACCAATAGCTCTCAAATTCCTGCTAGCCACACAGATGATCCTTTTGAAGCATTAATGCTCCAAGATGATCTACAATGTATGTATACCGGTGGAACAGTTTTACACCTATACATGCGTGAAAAAATAAGTTCTGCGGAAGCTTGTCGTAATTTGGTAAAGAAAGTGATGACCAATTTCAAGCTCCCTTACATTACAGTAACTCCAGTATTTAGCATTTGCCCAACGCACGGATATTTGACTGGAGAGCATGAATATTGTCCGAAATGCGATGATATTTTGAAAGAGCAATTAGAAGTAGAAGAAACTGAATTATAA
- a CDS encoding cytochrome c oxidase subunit 3, with protein MELTSGIQQNKMDYKAIASPPGGILLWILILLEVFTFGLALAGLMYYRFQEPELFAQSTAVLNKTLGGINTIVLLTSGFFMALAVHYFKKENVKNGIYSMLATILVGSAFLVIKWFEYEEKLNVGLGLDENMFFTFYWLLTGFHFIHVIVGLVILTIIIVKITNKQKAIKIEDIEAGGAFWHMCDLIWLLIFPALYLVF; from the coding sequence ATGGAGCTAACATCAGGAATTCAGCAAAACAAAATGGATTATAAAGCAATAGCATCTCCGCCTGGTGGAATCTTGCTATGGATTTTGATTTTATTAGAAGTTTTTACTTTTGGTCTGGCATTGGCAGGTCTTATGTATTACAGATTTCAAGAGCCTGAGTTATTTGCGCAATCAACTGCCGTTTTAAATAAAACGCTTGGAGGAATTAACACCATTGTATTGTTAACAAGTGGTTTTTTCATGGCGTTAGCAGTTCATTACTTTAAAAAAGAGAATGTCAAGAACGGTATCTATTCCATGCTTGCTACTATTTTGGTCGGCTCTGCATTTTTGGTCATTAAATGGTTTGAATATGAGGAGAAATTAAATGTCGGTTTAGGGCTTGATGAAAACATGTTTTTCACCTTCTATTGGTTGTTAACAGGCTTCCATTTCATTCATGTGATAGTCGGCTTAGTAATTCTTACTATAATTATAGTGAAAATCACGAATAAGCAGAAAGCGATTAAAATAGAGGATATTGAGGCAGGAGGTGCTTTTTGGCACATGTGTGATTTAATTTGGCTGTTGATTTTCCCAGCCCTCTATTTGGTTTTTTAA
- the nrfH gene encoding cytochrome c nitrite reductase small subunit, translating to MDLLKPIKKFLTRIGLEPGRKWKKVAIVSFAALVGLGFYILKVSHAVSYLSDDPQACVNCHIMMPQYVTWNHSSHREVATCNGCHVPHDNIFNQYFFKAKDGLYHASVFTMRAEPQVIQALEASQAVIQSNCIRCHEDQVTDAKMGAFVEDHHSKRTDRTCWECHRDVPHGRVKSLSSVGSQIEPIKMHVPEDREIIPKWLKESMKEEKSQKPKTISP from the coding sequence ATGGATTTACTCAAACCCATAAAAAAATTTCTTACTAGAATAGGTCTGGAACCCGGACGCAAATGGAAAAAAGTAGCTATTGTTTCTTTTGCGGCATTAGTGGGCTTGGGTTTTTATATATTAAAGGTTAGCCATGCAGTTTCCTATCTTTCTGATGATCCTCAGGCTTGTGTAAACTGCCATATTATGATGCCGCAATATGTAACCTGGAATCATAGTTCTCACAGGGAAGTAGCCACATGCAACGGCTGTCATGTTCCTCACGATAATATTTTTAATCAATATTTCTTTAAAGCTAAAGATGGTTTATACCATGCATCAGTATTTACAATGCGTGCTGAACCACAAGTTATCCAAGCATTGGAAGCCTCTCAGGCAGTTATTCAAAGTAATTGTATCAGGTGCCATGAAGATCAGGTGACCGATGCTAAAATGGGAGCATTTGTAGAAGATCATCATTCCAAAAGAACAGATAGAACCTGCTGGGAGTGCCACAGGGATGTGCCCCATGGTAGAGTTAAAAGTCTTTCATCTGTAGGGAGTCAAATTGAACCTATTAAAATGCATGTGCCAGAAGACCGGGAGATTATACCAAAATGGCTTAAAGAATCCATGAAAGAAGAAAAATCGCAGAAACCTAAAACTATATCACCATGA